A segment of the Siphonobacter curvatus genome:
GGTATTTGCCTGAGCGTCGAAACTACGACCCTCCTGTAACACGCCTGCTGTATACGTTTCTTCGTATTCCTTCCGACCATCGGTGCGGTACCCGACCCAGACCGAATCTTTCAATCCTTCCCGATAAGAACCCACCTCCTGCACGCTTCCCTTAGGATCATGCCGAGTTATCGTTCCGTGGCCCTGCGTAACCAGCATCTGGCCCGTACTATCCGCGTAAGTGGTCAGAAGGTATCGTAGGGGAGCTTCGTAAGGACGGGGATTTTTCGCCCATACGCCCATTTCTTCCAGTTTCCCATTGGGATGATACGTTCGCCAGATGCCCATCGGTTGGTTTTTGAAATACCGGCCTTCGCGGTGCTTTTGCTGGTGGGGGTAAAAAGTCGTATAGCGATCGTGTCTTTCCAGCATGGGCATGATCCGAACCGCAAACCCTTCCGCCCGTCGTACGCCGGATTTATCATATTCCGTGTATTGATACAGCGTATCGCCCTGTATAGTTAGGTCGAGGTAAAAACGGGCCGAATCGGGAATGCTGGTCGCTACTTCCGTATCGAGGTAATAAATTCGGGTAGCGTTTTGAGCCAAAAGGAAGGGAGAAAGGAAAGTGATTAAGGTGGTTAGGAGGTATTTCATAAGTTAATTTTATAGATGCTATCAAACACAGGATTTTTCTAGTAGTGATTCAGTTAACGTTATCTACAATTGAGTCAAAAGGATCAATAGATTTAATTCTAGATAAAAATATAACCTTCTAATTAATGACACTACCCTGCGTACCCTAAAAACAATAAATAAAGGTAGCCAAGTGGTTTTAGAGTCGAATAGGCATGTGAAACTGAGTAGTTATGTATTGTCCCCGATGTTTAGCAGCCTGCCATTTTCCGCTCATTTTGTTCATGATTCGAATGATTTCATCCCTTAATGAACCATCATGTACGTGAGGTATTTGTACCTCCGCAATGTCCCCTTT
Coding sequences within it:
- a CDS encoding energy transducer TonB, producing the protein MKYLLTTLITFLSPFLLAQNATRIYYLDTEVATSIPDSARFYLDLTIQGDTLYQYTEYDKSGVRRAEGFAVRIMPMLERHDRYTTFYPHQQKHREGRYFKNQPMGIWRTYHPNGKLEEMGVWAKNPRPYEAPLRYLLTTYADSTGQMLVTQGHGTITRHDPKGSVQEVGSYREGLKDSVWVGYRTDGRKEYEETYTAGVLQEGRSFDAQANTYPYTTLDTPISFESDGLFKFLNLNIRYPPEAQRAESQGTVILNFLIDTQGVPQDIRVSSSPDPILTKEAIRVIQLSKGKWKPATKRGKVVANRFVLPIPFKII